From Mannheimia pernigra, one genomic window encodes:
- a CDS encoding response regulator — protein MSKILLIDDDIELTELLTELLVLEGFQVTVAHNGQEGLNELEANQYDLILLDVMMPVLNGTETLKRIRQKYVLPVLMLSARDDEIDRILGLELGADDYLPKPFNDRELVARMRAILRRTAPVSLPEQEKNAPVEIHNSKLFQFTGIELHSGRQQAFYQGNNLDLTATEFALLQLFVRNPGEVITRESLSLEILGKPLTPYDRAIDMHISNLRRKLPEKNDGSPWFKALRGKGYLLVTEK, from the coding sequence ATGTCAAAAATCTTATTAATAGATGATGATATTGAATTGACCGAATTATTAACTGAACTGCTTGTATTAGAAGGGTTTCAAGTCACTGTCGCTCATAATGGTCAAGAAGGCTTAAATGAATTAGAAGCTAATCAATATGATTTAATACTACTTGATGTGATGATGCCTGTATTAAATGGCACAGAAACATTAAAACGAATAAGGCAAAAATATGTATTGCCTGTTTTAATGTTGAGTGCAAGAGATGATGAAATTGATCGTATTTTAGGGTTAGAATTAGGGGCTGATGATTATCTCCCAAAACCTTTTAATGACCGAGAATTAGTCGCTAGAATGAGAGCTATTTTAAGACGTACTGCTCCCGTGTCATTACCAGAACAAGAAAAAAATGCTCCAGTTGAAATACATAATAGCAAATTATTTCAATTTACAGGTATAGAATTACATTCAGGTCGCCAACAAGCATTTTACCAAGGCAACAATTTAGATTTAACAGCCACTGAATTTGCACTATTACAATTGTTCGTGCGTAATCCTGGTGAGGTTATCACTAGAGAATCATTAAGTTTAGAGATATTAGGCAAACCATTAACCCCTTACGATCGTGCAATTGATATGCACATATCTAATCTTCGTAGAAAATTACCTGAAAAAAATGATGGCTCACCTTGGTTTAAAGCCTTAAGAGGCAAAGGTTACTTATTAGTCACTGAAAAATAA
- the cpxA gene encoding envelope stress sensor histidine kinase CpxA, whose amino-acid sequence MSNLFKRISQLRKRLAYKLVKYYGLLLILFITITFNLDKFDARKFSPLSQKDQSYFRNESVETEKNLNLDDVFERNLSVETANGYDVILEDNTTGNLSGVNQSNIKSLQFFIYQSQQAKMPYQRRFENIEIYGPFVVKSPIRTYNQYFIKAVDAQEEWFDTILDSPFLMIFILMLSGMPLLLWLSFKITKPVQSLTASANAIATGHLEINPKLEKEDIYEIREVGKSFNHMVKSLKDLTEQQRRMISDISHELKTPLARLQLATAISRRKMGESAEIHRIETEIRKLDQMVKGLLVISQQKLNYQIHKKIFKINEIWHDVIEDAQFETAQNNIILIIKQNISNPELYSINGSVSTLTSALENLIRNAQKYSNKIISISMEIKEEKLILVVEDNGEGIPENEYENILKPFYRIDEARTRETGGSGLGLSIVHNAAQQHQGNIHLTKSDLGGLRAELEIPLWKPYS is encoded by the coding sequence ATGTCAAACTTATTTAAAAGAATTTCCCAACTTAGAAAACGTTTAGCTTATAAACTTGTTAAATATTATGGTTTATTGCTTATCTTATTTATTACTATTACCTTTAATTTAGATAAGTTTGATGCCAGAAAATTCTCACCGCTTTCACAAAAAGACCAATCTTATTTTAGAAACGAAAGTGTTGAAACAGAAAAAAATTTAAATTTAGATGACGTATTCGAACGGAATTTATCCGTTGAAACAGCTAACGGCTATGATGTTATTTTAGAAGACAACACTACTGGAAATTTAAGTGGTGTAAACCAAAGTAATATTAAATCGTTACAATTTTTTATTTACCAATCACAACAAGCGAAAATGCCATACCAACGCCGTTTTGAAAATATTGAAATATACGGACCTTTTGTCGTTAAATCTCCAATACGTACTTATAACCAATATTTTATTAAAGCAGTTGATGCACAAGAAGAATGGTTTGATACAATTTTGGATTCACCATTTCTGATGATATTCATCCTGATGCTCTCAGGTATGCCATTACTATTATGGTTATCATTTAAAATCACAAAACCTGTTCAAAGTTTAACAGCCTCTGCAAATGCTATCGCAACAGGGCACCTAGAAATAAATCCTAAACTTGAAAAAGAAGATATTTATGAAATCAGAGAAGTCGGCAAAAGTTTTAATCATATGGTAAAAAGTTTAAAAGACTTAACCGAACAGCAAAGAAGAATGATTTCTGATATTTCTCACGAACTAAAAACACCGTTGGCAAGATTACAACTGGCAACCGCGATTTCACGCCGAAAAATGGGCGAATCTGCTGAAATTCATCGTATTGAAACGGAAATCAGAAAACTTGATCAGATGGTTAAAGGTTTATTAGTTATCTCTCAGCAAAAACTAAATTATCAGATTCATAAGAAAATATTTAAAATTAATGAAATTTGGCACGATGTCATTGAAGATGCACAATTTGAAACAGCTCAAAATAATATTATACTCATCATCAAACAAAATATCTCCAACCCTGAATTATATTCTATTAATGGTTCAGTAAGCACACTCACCAGTGCATTGGAAAATTTAATTCGCAATGCACAAAAATATTCGAATAAAATCATTTCTATTTCAATGGAAATTAAAGAGGAAAAATTGATTTTAGTGGTTGAAGATAACGGAGAAGGCATTCCAGAAAATGAATATGAAAATATTTTAAAACCTTTTTACCGTATAGATGAAGCCAGAACAAGAGAAACGGGTGGCTCAGGCTTAGGGCTTTCTATTGTACATAATGCCGCACAGCAGCATCAAGGCAATATCCACTTAACAAAAAGTGATCTGGGTGGTCTAAGAGCGGAATTAGAAATTCCGCTTTGGAAACCATATTCATAA
- a CDS encoding Nif3-like dinuclear metal center hexameric protein: MTITNIELEQILNTKLNSSAINDYAPNGLQVEGKKEIRKIITGVTASLPLIEKAIEKNADAILVHHGYFWKSENPCIRGMKGKRIKQLLVNDINLFGYHLPLDIHSELGNNAQLAKHLGLLNLRGLEDSPNSIPMYGELDSPISAEDLKQTLEKTLQRTVILCDEFVSTPQKMIKKIGICSGGGQGYIDLAFEKGCDAFISGEISEQTTHSAREQGIYYFACGHHATERDGVKALGEWLAQQYGLDVEFIDINNPA; this comes from the coding sequence ATGACCATAACCAATATTGAACTCGAGCAAATTCTCAATACTAAACTAAATAGTTCTGCCATTAACGACTACGCCCCCAACGGCTTACAGGTTGAAGGCAAAAAAGAGATTCGTAAAATTATTACAGGCGTAACAGCATCTCTGCCACTGATTGAAAAAGCAATTGAGAAAAATGCTGATGCGATTTTAGTTCACCACGGTTATTTTTGGAAAAGCGAAAACCCGTGTATTCGTGGTATGAAAGGCAAACGCATCAAACAACTTTTAGTGAATGATATTAATCTTTTCGGCTACCATTTACCGCTTGATATCCACTCAGAACTAGGCAACAACGCACAATTGGCAAAACATTTAGGGCTGCTTAATTTGAGAGGTCTTGAAGATAGCCCAAACTCAATTCCAATGTACGGCGAATTAGACAGCCCAATTTCTGCCGAAGATCTAAAACAAACGCTTGAAAAAACGTTACAACGCACGGTGATTTTGTGTGATGAATTTGTTTCTACCCCACAAAAAATGATTAAAAAAATCGGTATTTGCTCTGGTGGCGGACAAGGCTATATTGATTTAGCTTTTGAAAAAGGTTGTGATGCCTTTATTAGTGGTGAAATTTCTGAACAAACCACTCATTCAGCACGTGAACAAGGCATTTACTACTTTGCCTGCGGACACCACGCCACAGAGCGAGATGGTGTAAAAGCCCTCGGTGAATGGCTAGCTCAACAGTACGGCTTAGACGTGGAATTCATTGATATTAATAACCCTGCATAA
- a CDS encoding DMT family transporter has translation MKNHQPIKGAIAIITAGVLFACINTLIPKLTSISPIDSSVIALVQYLIAFVFLVPSMNNVGFFSSLKTAHFGQHCFRIFLSAIGIQCWTMALANQLPIWQGIALLMTSPLFVTIGSGIFLKEQIGKRRWIATALGFIGAMIILEPWSDNFNLIALLPLAAAFFWAGYSLMVKKLSRYDSPTTMVAYLFILITPFNVLIALTNLSPSGFSLPSWSDFGFLILLGFLTALAQLAVAKAYNLADASYIQPFDFIKLPLNVLAGWLVFNWVPPGKLWLGAAIIIAATVYITYAEGKVSKRTSG, from the coding sequence ATGAAAAATCATCAACCGATTAAAGGGGCAATTGCAATTATTACCGCAGGGGTATTGTTTGCCTGTATTAATACACTTATTCCGAAACTCACGTCCATTTCGCCCATTGATTCTAGTGTGATTGCATTGGTGCAATATCTTATTGCATTCGTGTTCCTTGTGCCAAGTATGAATAATGTTGGTTTTTTTTCTTCGCTGAAAACCGCCCATTTTGGACAACATTGTTTTCGCATTTTTCTTTCAGCTATCGGCATTCAATGCTGGACAATGGCATTGGCTAATCAATTACCTATTTGGCAGGGTATTGCGTTATTGATGACATCGCCATTATTTGTCACTATTGGTTCTGGCATATTTTTGAAAGAACAAATTGGAAAACGGCGTTGGATTGCTACCGCACTGGGTTTTATTGGTGCGATGATTATTTTAGAGCCTTGGAGTGATAATTTTAATCTTATTGCTTTACTACCCCTTGCTGCTGCTTTTTTCTGGGCAGGCTATTCATTGATGGTTAAAAAACTTTCTCGCTATGATAGCCCAACCACAATGGTTGCCTATTTATTTATTTTAATTACGCCATTTAACGTGCTGATTGCTTTAACTAACCTAAGTCCAAGCGGATTTAGCCTGCCTTCTTGGAGTGATTTCGGCTTTTTAATTTTGCTTGGTTTTTTAACAGCACTGGCTCAATTAGCGGTTGCAAAAGCTTATAACTTAGCGGATGCATCTTACATTCAACCGTTCGATTTTATTAAATTACCACTCAATGTATTAGCTGGTTGGCTCGTTTTTAACTGGGTTCCACCAGGTAAATTATGGTTAGGGGCGGCGATTATTATTGCTGCAACAGTTTACATTACCTATGCAGAAGGAAAAGTAAGTAAGCGGACAAGCGGTTAA